Genomic window (Alligator mississippiensis isolate rAllMis1 chromosome 4, rAllMis1, whole genome shotgun sequence):
GGACAAGAAGGAACTGGATCGAATGAAGTCCAGTTCCCTGCGGGGAAGACCCAAGAACCTTAATTTGGTCAGCAGCAACAGGGAGGGCAGCCCACAGGGAGGGCAGAGTCTTGGGAGCCTGACAAGCTCTGGTCCCGTAAAGCCCCTGCCCCTGAGCAGTATGTCAAATGCCTTCCAGTCCCTGGGCCTCTTTGATACAACAGGGACCTGTTCTGCCTTGGACTCCAAGCCCCTCTTATCCAAAGGTACCCTAAGACGGTCCAATAGCTTCTCCATACCACAGTCAAAGGAAAGCAGCAAGCCCCAAGACCCCAGCCAGACAgccaggggagaccctggggTGATGGAGGAAATTAGCTTGGACCCTCTGCACTGGGCATATCTGAAGGACGTGCACCAGTCTGCTGTTGAAGAGCTATGCAGGGAGGCAGGCGTGCAGCTTAcggagcagggcagcagtgacTGTACTTTGCTGATGCTCCAAGCTCAGGATAGGACCAAAGTTCTCCAAGCGAAGTGGAAGATGGAGTCTCTCTGTCTTCAAGTGTGTCCCAGTCTCATCTGCCAGAGCCTGAGCTATTCTGAGCTTGATGTAGATGGGCCCAGCGATGCAGCCCTGGCTAAACTATGTAGTCTCCTGAAAGGCTGCTCGACTCAGGTGCATCTCAGTAAAGACAGGTACAAGCTACAGCTCACTTGCCCGAAGGGGCTGCTACCAAAGGTGAGTGAGGTCTTCCAGAGATTTTCTGCCTGGAGGCTGCATGCACTGCACTCTTTGCCCCAAACTCCAGGGCTAGGTAGCACTCGAGGCACAGAGtgcccaggcaccacccaggggggaaggagtccagcccctccactgggcaGCTTGGGATCTCTGCAAGTGGGTTCGAAGCAGCTGGAGATTTACAGTGACACTGATCAGTCAGACATGCAAGAGGGTGGCTCTGGGCAGATTGGAGCTGATGAATTTGGACCAGAGAGCCTCAAGCGGAGCATCCTGAAAGCCAGCAACTCCCAGCCAGTGTTGGGGCTGGGAGACCTGACCTACCAGCCTGATTCCAGGGATGGGCAGGGAGACAGTGGTCACGTTGACACCAGCTTAGCAGACAACCAGCACTTGAGCCCAAGGGACTCTCAGGACCTGCAGAAGGAGGAGAGGCCAGTGGGAGAGCTTGAGGTGGCCAGAGTaaagcaggtcctgcctgacaaaTTCCAGCTTACAAGAGACAGGAGCAGAGGAGGCCTCAGTGAGGAAGCAGGCAGCTTGCGGCCCCCTTTCCCCACAGTAGATGGTGCCCCACAGTCCTTGCCTATCTGGCTGTGCAGCTCTGAGAGTGCCCAGCCACCCCGGGCCATGGGGGAGAGAtcctccatgctgcagcctggaagCCAGAAAGAGCCCTCCTCTATAATAGAAGCTGGGGACACACAGGAAGAGCCCAAGACTTCAGAGGTGCAGCCAAGGAGCCCCAGCTCTGGCGCTGGGCAGGAAGCATCTCAGCACCAGCTGGAGACATGTGACCAGTGCCAGACCTTGCGCACGACAACCTGTTGGGTTCCAGGCGGCCGCACCCTATGCAGGGCTTGCTTTGCAGCAGAGGACAgactgcccctctgctccagtaCCCCCTCCGCAGCCAATCAAGGGACCTTCAAGATCAGCTCCCTGTcccagagtctgcctggcttctacCGTGACCCGACACTCAAGCTCGTCTACAACATCCCAGATGGGGTGCAGGGGGTAGGTAGCTGGGCCGAGGGACTTCCCATCTGGTGGGTGTTTGCTGTGGGTGGTTCAGTCCCCTCAGAGGCCAATCATGTGGGTGTGGCACCTGCACAAGTGACGCAGTCAGAGGGAATGAAGTAGCAAG
Coding sequences:
- the LOC102572478 gene encoding uncharacterized protein LOC102572478; protein product: MAGRIVRVGGIPTDIPPESVADKLTIHFLRTRNGGGEIADIQITADCPGYALITFEEEEVAQRVLKMENHILSTGGKKYLLKVTAALAEPSPDEIFVGVSMIIDYGKFPDGKTLLRNLRKDYSNVQVSFDRRETLCTIKGPFMEMQAFSNQLLHSLNLGGHPTVESRLAGACHVSKVPYMSDSQQGSCSPPPEPRTKKQPSGSQACEEAAERPLHREPVDGEAVEQLEDFSLVMDSDIYMYMQKFCRDQYQEVLRQHKVDVVDVSSDGVTILYLQASSEKPGDIGSLVQARLVLLQLYQQLEVSLRKEKISKKELSGDSRMWGGLPSILQKLYPQLLCHEDEKHLCLIGNMVDLSLAKQYIQDLSTRLEAEHVLKTPSASLAPNLAALHRVDKPAPTADVSTSRLRPGRLEPKGEHKLAVNFNVPKAMSLASAWPTLDQSSLMAGQGQLPGSWLKEAKALGQSSPAAQNQPAVEAQRKDKKELDRMKSSSLRGRPKNLNLVSSNREGSPQGGQSLGSLTSSGPVKPLPLSSMSNAFQSLGLFDTTGTCSALDSKPLLSKGTLRRSNSFSIPQSKESSKPQDPSQTARGDPGVMEEISLDPLHWAYLKDVHQSAVEELCREAGVQLTEQGSSDCTLLMLQAQDRTKVLQAKWKMESLCLQVCPSLICQSLSYSELDVDGPSDAALAKLCSLLKGCSTQVHLSKDRYKLQLTCPKGLLPKVSEVFQRFSAWRLHALHSLPQTPGLGSTRGTECPGTTQGGRSPAPPLGSLGSLQVGSKQLEIYSDTDQSDMQEGGSGQIGADEFGPESLKRSILKASNSQPVLGLGDLTYQPDSRDGQGDSGHVDTSLADNQHLSPRDSQDLQKEERPVGELEVARVKQVLPDKFQLTRDRSRGGLSEEAGSLRPPFPTVDGAPQSLPIWLCSSESAQPPRAMGERSSMLQPGSQKEPSSIIEAGDTQEEPKTSEVQPRSPSSGAGQEASQHQLETCDQCQTLRTTTCWVPGGRTLCRACFAAEDRLPLCSSTPSAANQGTFKISSLSQSLPGFYRDPTLKLVYNIPDGVQGAKDPRPGRPYKGGHFLAFLPDNREGKKTAQLLKKAFEHGLTFQIRSDGKEEKVTWGPIPHKTSLEGGKPRNGYPDSQYLKEVCRVLKNLGIE